GGCCTACCTTCTATGCCGACCTTGATCACATTCTCCCTGGTTCATCCCTTTGAGTGTTGAATAATGTAAAATTCCATATtagaaatttgacaaaataaattttatatatagtaAGTGGTTCAACTACTAATATTACTAATACcttttgtaataaaattaGGGGTTGGCAACCGAATCAACCACACTGAGGAGAGGAACCATATGTCAATGCTGGTATTCTAGTTGAGAACTGTATATACATtgcctttcttttgcattttaTTGCCGCCTTTACAAAACTTCCACTCTTATGggattcacatgagatatgaggagatgaatttgcatagaattttggtgtggaaagtaaaaaatatagctaggtatttataatataaaaaaatttctaaattttttagtatttttttcaaattttttgttatttaaattgGTTGCTGACATCATTATAACGTCAGCATTGCTTCACTTTGTCCAAGCAACAGCATGGGCTAGACTTGCTTGTGGGCTTGCCTGGATTGGTGGGTCTCACACCTTGCCTAGGCTTGCCCTTGCGCACTAGAGCCGTTCGTGGGCCTAAGCCCTCTCCTGCCCTGGCAAAAGGCCTTGCGGTGGACTTGCTCTTAGGAAAATGCCCCGTATTCATCACAAGTCTTACATGAAAGCTGTCATGGACTCTTAACAACCATCTAACAAGTCATTACGTTGGTATTTAGGAATTAGTTAATAACCTTACTTAAGACAGAATAGAGAGATTTGCAAACAAGTTTATTAAACTAAATAAGGACCAGAAGCATCACAATCAAAAccctcaaaacaaaataacacaacagacaaaaaaaaaaaaaaaacaactcaAATGCAGAAACAAACAACCACCTACATAGGATAATACTTAAACAAACTTCATTCTTTAATTTTACTAGATCATATATAGCAGCACCCTCCGGGCTTGGCAATCTGGTCAATGACCATAGGTAACGATGCTGTCAATAATCTTAGCCACAACCTCCTTTGAATCCCTCAGCTTTCTGATGCTCTTATTCAGGTTTGCACGCTTCACCGCTACAGCCGGTGACTCCTCCAGCATCCTCTCAATCCCGCCACCGTAAGGTCCCATCAGCTCATTCACAATCTCAGCTTCCATCTCCTTGTTCACCAGGTTGGAAATAGACAGCTGCAAATGCAACGCCATAAGATCTACAAACCTCCTCATAACAACCTTCCAATAAGCAGCCATCCTCATTTTCAGATCAAAAGCTTGAGGTAACATAAGAGGGTACTGCCTCAGAACTTCAACTTCCACCTCCCCAATACCTTCTATAGTTATAGTAGAAGGGCGTTTCTCGTTATCTAAGACACCATCTATGAAGGTCTTCTGGTGAGCCATGAGCCTGTTCCATTCAGCAACATACTCAGGATCACATGTATAATCCGTAAGCTTCTCCATATCCACAATTTCCGTCATCCACTTAATCGACCTTTCTTTCATCTTGGCCATCAGATTGTGTCCAGCTCGCCTCGCACATAGTTGAAGCTGATAATAATTATCCGAATGCCTCATCAACACAGAAATAACCACTTCCTCGATGTAAGTCCAAAACTGCTCCACAAACCCAATTGGTATGCTCGAAATTCCGTTCACTTTTCCCTGCAAGATAGTAAGAAAAGCATTGCGAGGAAGAAAATTCGGAAGTGCTATACCTTTCACTTCCTCCAATGCCTTGATCTCTTCTATCAAGAAGTTATTCTTCGGGTCGCTTTGAACACAATTGTGAAGTGCATCTGAGTACTGATTTAGCATTTCAACCAATCTAGCAGTGCAATGCATGTGTCTGTCTTCAGAGTACTCTTCAAATTCTCCTCTCAGAAGAATCTTCCTAAGAGATTCTTTGGCCAAACCAATGATCTGCATGAAAGCTGTCATGGCCTCAGCAACAGAGGAAAGATTCTTTGGCATTTTATTCAGTTCAGAAAGGCAGTAATTCAGCTTGTCATTAATCTTCTTCACAATTTCCGGCAAGTTTCTTGCTATGCTGTTAGCTTGAATTTGCACCAACTTTTGCGCCAAAACTGGAATACCGACAATAGATTTGTCGATCTTCGACAGAAGAGGATGACTCTGAAATAGTTCATGAGCAATGGCCCGTGCCTCCTCATATGTTTCATCTCCAATGCGGTTCCTCACACAGACATAACCAAGTCCGATGTTGACATCATCTCCCGTGACCTTCTCGAGCAGTCCCTCAGGTGCCTTATCAACTTTTGTAACCACAGCCAGTGTCCTTCCACCAGTCTTATCCACACTCTGCGACATCCTAATCGATTCACAGGTGGCAAAATCGACACTGGCAGACAACACATTCAGAATGATACTCTCTTCTGGCTTTATATATTCCATGAtcatgtctttgatttgatcATAAATATTTTCAGGCTGCCCATGAATAGGCACTCTAGTAATACCAGGCAAATCCACCATAGTCAAATCAGGAACACCCTCCTTTTTCACCAACAGAGTCAATGGGGCGTTA
Above is a genomic segment from Prunus dulcis chromosome 7, ALMONDv2, whole genome shotgun sequence containing:
- the LOC117635938 gene encoding dynamin-related protein 4C-like; its protein translation is MGGGKQANPSMTTSNAAVLNGEGSFALVEVEKDAVPINCAPIVSSYNEKIRPLLDAVDKLRNLMIMDEGIQLPTIVVVGDQSSGKSSVLESLAGISLPRGQGICTRVPLIMRLQHHSSPQPELSLEYNGRTDRTDEDNVTDDIVKATNSIAGGGKGISNAPLTLLVKKEGVPDLTMVDLPGITRVPIHGQPENIYDQIKDMIMEYIKPEESIILNVLSASVDFATCESIRMSQSVDKTGGRTLAVVTKVDKAPEGLLEKVTGDDVNIGLGYVCVRNRIGDETYEEARAIAHELFQSHPLLSKIDKSIVGIPVLAQKLVQIQANSIARNLPEIVKKINDKLNYCLSELNKMPKNLSSVAEAMTAFMQIIGLAKESLRKILLRGEFEEYSEDRHMHCTARLVEMLNQYSDALHNCVQSDPKNNFLIEEIKALEEVKGIALPNFLPRNAFLTILQGKVNGISSIPIGFVEQFWTYIEEVVISVLMRHSDNYYQLQLCARRAGHNLMAKMKERSIKWMTEIVDMEKLTDYTCDPEYVAEWNRLMAHQKTFIDGVLDNEKRPSTITIEGIGEVEVEVLRQYPLMLPQAFDLKMRMAAYWKVVMRRFVDLMALHLQLSISNLVNKEMEAEIVNELMGPYGGGIERMLEESPAVAVKRANLNKSIRKLRDSKEVVAKIIDSIVTYGH